One window of Artemia franciscana chromosome 16, ASM3288406v1, whole genome shotgun sequence genomic DNA carries:
- the LOC136036804 gene encoding zinc finger MYM-type protein 1-like — MKNSRKAYGHYMSHEYQNDYTEVIGNEIKSSIAKEVREAKYFAVLADETKDLSKKEQLAILVRYVHDLKIKERAIGCYHMRKVDAESLADFIYNEIKGIGLDWSKCVGQCYDGASVMSGHFSGVQARLREKAPQAVYTHCHSHRLNLVIGDCMQKIQRISSVFSVLQTVYSFVSNSNTRYQLFVEAQKTANVPVLTLERTVVTRWSYWYRSVAKILVRYDCILAVLSVVQESSDREAAAEATGLKNQLESFPFIFSLHVIHEVLAVINPLSEQLQAADLVISEACTLISATKKELRKMRDDEYFRVLYGKSKEMAINVGADLSETSALSSAIPVKSKRREFYEVLDRVLNEFEERFSVQLPVLEATRCLNPKSKDFMDSDLLLVIATYFDQAGIDTMQLKCQALIARAFVSQLPQKPANALDVFERLGGLKEAYSELLKVVRVVLTLPLTTCSNEPLESALKVNSFEISIVIEIPFLEISVTIEPAHSIHAVRYKEMFDQTSQTMTESRLLSCYQREYQWGIICPLTLGFS, encoded by the exons ATGAAAAACTCTCGTAAGGCCTATGGCCATTACATGTCACACGAGTACCAAAACGACTACACTGAGGTCATaggaaatgaaatcaaaagttctatcgCGAAAGAAGTcagagaagcaaaatattttgccgtTCTTGCTGACGAGACAAAAGACCTCTCGAAAAAGGAACAACTCGCGATCTTAGTGCGCTATGTTCATGAcctgaaaatcaaagaaagggCCATAGGTTGCTACCACATGCGCAAGGTTGACGCTGAGAGTTTGGCCGACTTCATTTACAACGAAATAAAGGGTATCGGCCTTGACTGGTCAAAGTGTGTTGGACAGTGCTATGACGGGGCCAGTGTAATGAGCGGACACTTTTCAGGGGTACAGGCCCGTCTCCGGGAAAAAGCACCACAAGCGGTGTACACACACTGTCATTCCCATAGACTTAACCTTGTCATTGGCGATTGTatgcagaaaatacaaagaatttcaTCAGTATTTTCGGTTTTGCAAACAGTTTACAGTTTCGTCTCCAACAGCAACACTCGATACCAGTTGTTCGTCGAAGCCCAGAAAACTGCCAATGTGCCTGTGCTAACGCTTGAAAGGACAGTAGTGACACGTTGGTCTTACTGGTATAGATCAGTGGCTAAGATCCTGGTTAGATATGACTGCATACTCGCAGTTCTGTCAGTAGTTCAAGAATCTTCTGACAGGGAGGCAGCGGCAGAAGCTACGGGTCTTAAGAACCAGCTAGAGTCGTTTCCCTTCATATTCAGTTTGCATGTCATTCACGAAGTTCTTGCAGTGATAAACCCTCTTTCTGAACAACTACAGGCAGCAGATCTGGTCATCTCAGAAGCTTGCACTTTAATCAGTGCAACAAAGAAGGAACTGAGGAAAATGCGTGATGACGAGTATTTTCGTGTCCTATACGGCAAGTCTAAAGAGATGGCCATTAATGTCGGAGCTGATCTGTCGGAAACAAGTGCTCTCTCTTCAGCCATACCTGTTAAATCAAAGCGGAGAGAGTTCTACGAGGTTTTGGACAGAGTGTTAAATGAGTTTGAAGAGCGTTTTTCTGTCCAGCTGCCAGTACTAGAAGCCACACGTTGCCTTAACCCCAAATCCAAAGATTTTATGGACTCAGATTTACTTCTTGTGATCGCGACATACTTCGATCAGGCGGGAATCGATACTATGCAGCTGAAGTGTCAAGCTTTAATAGCTCGTGCATTTGTGTCGCAGCTTCCACAGAAACCGGCAAACGCTTTAGATGTCTTCGAACGCCTCGGAGGATTGAAAGAAGCTTATTCTGAGCTTCTTAAGGTCGTCAGGGTAGTCCTCACACTCCCGCTCACAACGTGCTCAAATGAac CTTTGGAATCTGCATTAAAAgtaaattcttttgaaatatctattgttatcgaaattccgtttttagagatttcggttactattgagccggctcaCTCCATACATGCAGTTCGTTACAAAGAAATGTTTGATCAAACTTCTCAAACAATGACCGAAAGCCGCCTGCTAAGCTGTTATCAAAGGGAATATCAATGGGGCATTATATGTCCACTTACACTTGGATTCTCCTGA